The segment GATCACAGCCAGATGCTTTGCCGCATGGCCTTTGTGTTCCCCGATAAGTACGAAATCGGCATGAGCAACAACGGCATCCGTATCCTGTACCATGTGATCAACAAGGAACCGGACCTGCTTTGCGAAGTGAGTTTCGCTCCCTGGGAAGACATGGCGAAGGAAATGGAGAAGTACGACATTCCTCTTTACAGCTATGCCAGCTACACTCCAGTTCGAGATTTTGAAGTCCTGGGCATGACGCTCCAGACCGAATTGAACTTTACCAACGTGCCTTACGTTCTGGACTTGGCCCGAGTTTGCACTTGGAGCAAGGACCGTAAGGAAGATGATCCCATCGTGGTGGCCGGCGGCCCCGCCATGGCAAACCCGGAACCGGTGGCGGACTTCTTTGACGCCTTCATGATCGGCGACGGCGAAGACATGATTGTGAAGTTCCTGCGCTGTGTTGGCGAGGGCCGCAAGGCAGGACTCCCCCGCAAGCAAATTCTGGAAAACCTGTCCAAGATTGACGGCGTGTACGTTCCCAGCCTTACGCCTACGATTGTCAACGAATTTGGCGATGTGGTTCCCGCAGAACCTGCCACTGGTCCTTACGAAAAGACCAATGGCGTTCGCCGCCAGTTCATTCCCGTAATGGACCGCAAGAACTACCCCATCAAGAACCTGATTGCAAACATGCAGCTGGTCCACAACCGCTTCAGCGTGGAAGTCATGCGCGGTTGCGCCCAGGGGTGCCGTTTCTGCCAGGCAGGCATCTGGTACCGTCCCTGCCGCGAATTGGATCCGGACGACGTTCTTGAAATCGCCAAGGAAGGCATCCAGGCCACAGGCGAACGCGAACTTGGCCTGCTCTCCCTTTCAACCGCAGACTACAAGCCGGTGGAAGGCCTTACCGACTCCATCATCGACGACCCGTTCTTCGACACCGTGGACGTGAGCCTCCCCTCCATCCGCGTGAACGCCTTCGGCGAAACTCTGGCTCAGAAGATTTCTGCATTGAAGGGCGGCCGTAGCGCCACCTTCGCTCCTGAAACAGGTTCTGAACGTATCCGCAAGATGATCAACAAGACCATCAGCGACCAGGACATGTACAACGCTGCAGAACACGCTTTCTCCAGCGGTTTCAACAAGATCAAGCTTTACACCATGATCGGTTTCCCCACCGAAAATCTGGAAGATATGGAAGCCTTCTGCGGACTCATCGAAAACCTGGTGAAGATTGGCCGCAAGTATCTACGCGGTTGCCAAATTGCAGTCTCCATGGGTATTCTTATTCCCAAGTCCTTCACGGGCCTTCAGTGGGCCCCCTTCATGGACAAGGAAACCGCTCTCAAGCACATCCGCTTTGTCCGCGAAAGATTCTTCAAGCACCCCAACGTAAAGGTGAACTGGGCTGGCTGGGAAATGAGCCATCTGGAAGCCGTCTACAGCCGCGGCGATCGTCGTCTGGCTCCCGTGATTTACGAAGCTTACAAGCAGGGGCTCACCTTCGAAAGCGACGCCTACCGTTTCGATTACGACAAGTGGCTACAGGTCTGGGAAAAGTGCGGCTACGACACTACTTGGGTGTACCGCACCCGCGAAAAGGAAGAAGTGTTCCCCTGGGACTTCATTCACGCCGGCACCACCAAGCAGTACCTCCGTCGCGAATGGGAAAAGGCCTTCAAGGAAGACTCCGCTCCCGTTCCCAACTGCAAGTGGGGCGACTGCCAGAAGTGCGGCATTCCGGGCTTCGGCGCAGAAATCCATTTGGCAAACGACCCGGTACGCCACAAGGCCCCTAGCCGCACTCCCGAAGAAATCAAGAAGCTGGTGGCAGATCGCCGCCCCAAGCAGAAGGACTGCTT is part of the Fibrobacter sp. genome and harbors:
- a CDS encoding TIGR03960 family B12-binding radical SAM protein translates to MTILEKIALALPAVESPARYMGGEANSVVKDHSQMLCRMAFVFPDKYEIGMSNNGIRILYHVINKEPDLLCEVSFAPWEDMAKEMEKYDIPLYSYASYTPVRDFEVLGMTLQTELNFTNVPYVLDLARVCTWSKDRKEDDPIVVAGGPAMANPEPVADFFDAFMIGDGEDMIVKFLRCVGEGRKAGLPRKQILENLSKIDGVYVPSLTPTIVNEFGDVVPAEPATGPYEKTNGVRRQFIPVMDRKNYPIKNLIANMQLVHNRFSVEVMRGCAQGCRFCQAGIWYRPCRELDPDDVLEIAKEGIQATGERELGLLSLSTADYKPVEGLTDSIIDDPFFDTVDVSLPSIRVNAFGETLAQKISALKGGRSATFAPETGSERIRKMINKTISDQDMYNAAEHAFSSGFNKIKLYTMIGFPTENLEDMEAFCGLIENLVKIGRKYLRGCQIAVSMGILIPKSFTGLQWAPFMDKETALKHIRFVRERFFKHPNVKVNWAGWEMSHLEAVYSRGDRRLAPVIYEAYKQGLTFESDAYRFDYDKWLQVWEKCGYDTTWVYRTREKEEVFPWDFIHAGTTKQYLRREWEKAFKEDSAPVPNCKWGDCQKCGIPGFGAEIHLANDPVRHKAPSRTPEEIKKLVADRRPKQKDCFSYKITFKKTGLSRFLPHHNMLSFFERTFLCAGIPIKFSEGFSPKPRIVNMGALPLGLETYCEIISVELLKPLDISKEGLPETMKKLSAPFPRGMEIVNIEPLTDKLSKHFPKAMVYSYTADDMDDAQAQNIREQFSVKNLPVVLNHRGQEINLNEHILDLQIQGKTILVKAKCNDQGGTASPFSIYAGLLGKEYDPKKVDDETRKFLIKKIAMDF